A window of the Procambarus clarkii isolate CNS0578487 chromosome 19, FALCON_Pclarkii_2.0, whole genome shotgun sequence genome harbors these coding sequences:
- the LOC138366572 gene encoding zinc finger protein 436-like has protein sequence MKTHQCPECGKIFSRIGHVNIHMLVHSGDRPHECPECGKRFSRIGHVNTHMLVHSGDRPHECPVCAKRFSQLGNMKTHMLVHSGELPHECPECGKRFSRIEHVKTHMLVHSGDRPHECPQCGKRFSRIGHVKTHMLVHSGDRPHECPECGKRFSRIGHVKTHMLVHSGNQPHECPECGKRFSKLGSMRRHRMVHTDEKPFECAECGRKFKKREDIIQHMLVHLGDKPKICP, from the coding sequence ATGAAAACTCACCAGTGTCCTGAGTGTGGGAAGATATTCAGCCGTATTGGACATGTGAAtattcacatgttagtgcattccggTGATCGAccccatgaatgtccagagtgtggaaagagattcagtcgCATTGGACATGTGAATActcacatgctagtgcattcgggtgatcgccctcatgagtgtccagtgtGTGCAAAGAGATTTAGtcagcttggaaatatgaagactcatatgttagtgcattcaggtgaactACCAcacgaatgtccagagtgtggaaagagattcagtcgtaTTGAACACgtcaagactcacatgttagtgcattcgggtgatcgacctcacgagtgtccacagtgtggaaagagattcagtcgtattggacatgtgaagactcacatgttagtacattcggGTGATCGACCTCATGAGTGTccggagtgtggaaagagattcagtcgtaTTGGCCATGTGaaaactcacatgttagtgcattcaggtaatcaacctcacgagtgtccagagtgtgggaagagattcagcaaGCTTGGAAGTATGAGGAGGCACAGAATGGTGCATACAGATGAAAAACCTtttgaatgtgccgagtgtggtagAAAATTTAAGAAACGTGAAGatataatacagcacatgttagtgcatttggGTGATAAACCTAAGATATGTCCATAA